The following proteins come from a genomic window of bacterium:
- a CDS encoding ORF6N domain-containing protein: MFDRDLAMMYGVETRVLNQAVRRNIARFPDDFMFRLTKEEMENWRSQIVISNSDKMGLRHKPLAFTELGIAMLSSVLNSERAIQVNIQIMKIFTKMREMLINYQEIKQRIDDMERRYCYLNGCG, from the coding sequence ATGTTTGACCGGGACTTGGCTATGATGTATGGAGTAGAGACCAGAGTATTGAATCAGGCAGTGAGAAGGAACATAGCCCGCTTTCCAGATGATTTCATGTTTCGGCTAACCAAAGAAGAGATGGAAAATTGGAGGTCACAAATTGTGATTTCCAATTCTGACAAAATGGGCTTGAGACACAAACCCTTAGCCTTCACAGAGTTGGGAATTGCTATGCTTTCCAGTGTGCTCAACAGCGAAAGAGCCATACAAGTAAATATCCAGATCATGAAAATCTTTACCAAAATGCGGGAAATGCTCATAAACTATCAGGAGATCAAGCAGAGAATTGATGATATGGAACGAAGGTACTGTTACCTTAACGGCTGTGGCTGA
- a CDS encoding ATP-binding protein, producing the protein MDYRDRFKGIFYGVADIVSLIDTDYTILMVNKAYEKLLTKSAHECIGSKCYAIIRERQDPCEDCPILHTKIENGTAEKLLISIGNDNVYITRHPIYNEQGSLQGVFEIGRIVTREIKMQQEIQHQGRLKIMGELASSIVHEIKNPLAGIGLMAVSVMERLNQKDTIYQDIESILHEVQRLESLLENLMNFAKPSPFALKKTNIHQPIDNTLSLLSRKLSLGMVKVKKVYDLKIPKVMIDPSKMQQVFFNIFLNSLTAMPGGGEITITTTALPEKTGGHEGRRGQTGQVQITIQDNGSGIKEEDLPYVFDPFFTKSPQGTGLGLSIAFRIIELHKGSITIQSQEGQGTTVRISIPVSL; encoded by the coding sequence ATGGATTACCGGGATAGATTTAAAGGCATTTTCTACGGGGTGGCTGATATTGTATCGCTTATTGACACCGACTACACTATCTTAATGGTCAATAAGGCTTATGAAAAATTATTGACCAAATCCGCTCATGAATGCATTGGAAGTAAATGCTACGCTATCATCCGTGAGCGGCAGGACCCGTGTGAAGATTGTCCGATTCTGCATACGAAGATTGAGAACGGGACTGCTGAGAAGTTATTGATCTCTATTGGAAATGACAATGTTTATATCACCCGGCATCCCATTTATAATGAACAGGGATCGTTGCAGGGAGTATTCGAGATTGGCCGGATTGTAACCAGGGAAATAAAGATGCAGCAGGAAATCCAGCATCAGGGAAGACTGAAAATCATGGGCGAGCTTGCCTCCTCCATCGTCCACGAAATCAAGAACCCCCTGGCAGGCATCGGACTGATGGCCGTATCCGTTATGGAGCGGTTAAACCAAAAAGATACGATCTATCAAGATATTGAAAGCATCCTGCACGAGGTCCAGCGGCTGGAGAGTCTTCTTGAAAATCTCATGAACTTTGCCAAACCCAGCCCTTTTGCCTTGAAGAAAACAAACATCCATCAGCCGATTGACAATACCTTAAGTTTATTGAGCAGGAAGTTAAGCTTGGGTATGGTCAAGGTCAAAAAGGTCTACGACCTGAAGATTCCCAAGGTCATGATTGACCCCTCAAAAATGCAGCAGGTTTTCTTTAATATATTTCTCAATTCCTTAACAGCCATGCCGGGTGGCGGTGAAATCACCATTACAACAACTGCCCTGCCTGAAAAGACCGGCGGGCATGAAGGACGGCGCGGCCAAACAGGGCAGGTACAGATAACCATTCAGGATAATGGGTCTGGTATCAAAGAGGAGGACCTGCCTTACGTATTCGATCCATTCTTTACCAAATCCCCGCAGGGCACAGGATTGGGGCTTTCGATTGCCTTCAGAATAATAGAGCTGCATAAAGGCTCGATAACTATCCAGAGTCAGGAAGGACAAGGTACTACCGTCAGGATAAGTATCCCTGTCAGCTTATGA
- a CDS encoding type II toxin-antitoxin system HicB family antitoxin — protein sequence MKIKMTMIYWKEGEFWLGKLLEHPEIMTQGETLEELEENIKDAYITMALDDVPEEYETKEISI from the coding sequence ATGAAAATCAAAATGACTATGATTTATTGGAAGGAGGGGGAATTTTGGCTTGGGAAACTTCTGGAACATCCAGAAATCATGACTCAGGGAGAAACATTGGAAGAATTAGAAGAAAATATTAAAGATGCCTATATAACGATGGCCTTGGATGATGTACCAGAAGAATATGAAACGAAAGAAATAAGTATATGA
- a CDS encoding formyltransferase family protein: MPGLKLKPLHDPSVGVLRVVGLMSGTGSNLQKIIEWGESLKSERGQAVYQVVAIFTDTAGSRAGEIGKCHDIPVVIRDLEGFYAHRGRPRSDLQLREEFDRETVKALSPFEARAAVYAGYMSIATRPLTEAYLGVNVHPADLSIEVGGRRRFTGSQAVRDAILAGEPFLRSTTHIVEPTVDGGRILMISPPLPVRAEGGCDPRSPELIRKVAHDYQERLKKAGDWVIFPRTLQYIAEGRYAQDEEGQLFFDGQPIPRGVRLEK, translated from the coding sequence ATGCCTGGGTTGAAGCTGAAACCGCTGCATGATCCCTCCGTGGGTGTGCTCAGAGTGGTCGGCCTGATGTCCGGAACCGGCTCCAATCTGCAAAAGATCATCGAATGGGGAGAATCGCTCAAAAGTGAGAGGGGGCAGGCTGTGTACCAGGTGGTGGCTATTTTCACTGACACCGCTGGCAGCAGGGCGGGTGAAATCGGAAAATGCCATGACATCCCGGTGGTAATCCGGGACCTTGAGGGATTTTATGCTCACCGGGGAAGGCCCCGAAGCGATTTACAGCTCAGGGAGGAATTTGACCGCGAGACGGTCAAAGCACTCTCCCCCTTTGAAGCCAGGGCGGCCGTCTATGCCGGGTATATGAGTATCGCCACCCGGCCGCTGACAGAAGCATACCTTGGAGTGAATGTCCATCCTGCTGACCTGTCAATCGAGGTTGGCGGAAGGCGCAGGTTTACCGGCAGCCAGGCGGTGAGAGATGCAATCCTGGCCGGTGAGCCTTTCCTGCGCTCGACTACCCATATCGTTGAACCTACCGTTGACGGCGGGCGAATCCTCATGATCTCTCCTCCCCTGCCGGTCAGAGCGGAGGGGGGCTGTGATCCCAGGAGCCCGGAACTGATCCGGAAGGTGGCGCACGATTATCAGGAGCGCCTGAAAAAGGCCGGCGACTGGGTCATCTTCCCAAGGACCTTGCAGTATATCGCCGAAGGAAGATACGCCCAGGATGAAGAAGGGCAACTTTTCTTCGACGGCCAGCCGATACCGCGAGGGGTGAGGCTCGAGAAGTAA
- a CDS encoding tetratricopeptide repeat protein — MGLLKLFSGKKPEEYEQKGDALFAAKEYGAAKIEYEAALDRLEKVCPDNEDLKSRLGQKLIQAKDSLARMHQQTGQELLDSDNFEQAEEKLRLALELAEDPELVVEIEGQLREIENRMTEEIDDFPHLDLSKGDVEDPDYQERVDEYFTILCGSLPEKMAEAYQGYGDDFKIGYVALNHGDFDLALARLEQAMQDNPYPSFIPLEMAKVHLNLNQYEVSIPLLESLLKAHPDLMQGYQLLCEAHWGMGNFDLAQKTLSSLPDELADSLPAHLLRGETLFRAGQYKEAESFYLECMESFGWDENLARALAITYEVLGEKEKARNLFGEIMDECRGCGFRIDPFIKQKFADLWLESGGECTTKILELYLSLVHEDPDNRVHYYRKISQIYSAQGNEKEARRYQLFAKKLQAEKQEEASSDAESDPQINFESCEGEE, encoded by the coding sequence GCAAAAAACCTGAAGAGTATGAGCAAAAAGGGGATGCGCTGTTTGCGGCGAAAGAATATGGAGCTGCCAAGATAGAGTATGAGGCTGCTTTGGACAGGCTGGAGAAGGTATGCCCGGACAACGAGGACCTCAAATCCAGGCTCGGCCAAAAGCTCATCCAGGCCAAAGACAGTCTGGCCCGGATGCATCAGCAGACAGGACAGGAGCTTTTGGACTCCGACAATTTCGAGCAGGCTGAGGAAAAGCTTCGCCTGGCTCTGGAACTGGCCGAGGATCCCGAGCTGGTGGTTGAGATCGAAGGGCAGTTGCGGGAAATTGAAAACCGCATGACTGAAGAGATCGATGATTTTCCTCACCTTGACCTGAGCAAAGGGGATGTTGAAGATCCGGATTATCAGGAGCGGGTGGATGAGTATTTCACTATCCTGTGCGGCTCATTGCCCGAAAAAATGGCTGAGGCTTACCAGGGCTATGGAGATGACTTTAAGATAGGCTATGTAGCCTTGAATCATGGAGATTTCGACCTTGCGCTGGCCAGGCTTGAGCAGGCCATGCAGGACAACCCCTATCCCAGCTTTATCCCCCTGGAGATGGCCAAGGTGCATCTCAACCTCAATCAATATGAGGTTTCGATTCCGCTGCTGGAGAGCCTTTTGAAAGCTCATCCTGATCTTATGCAGGGGTATCAGCTCCTCTGCGAGGCACATTGGGGAATGGGAAATTTTGACCTGGCACAGAAGACGCTTTCCTCCCTCCCCGATGAACTGGCCGATTCATTGCCCGCTCACCTGCTGCGCGGAGAAACACTGTTTCGGGCCGGGCAATATAAGGAGGCGGAATCTTTCTACCTCGAGTGCATGGAATCCTTCGGCTGGGATGAAAATCTTGCCCGTGCTTTAGCCATAACCTATGAAGTGCTGGGAGAAAAGGAAAAAGCCCGCAATCTGTTTGGCGAAATCATGGATGAATGCCGCGGCTGCGGCTTCCGGATCGACCCGTTCATCAAGCAAAAATTTGCAGACCTCTGGCTTGAGTCCGGAGGAGAGTGCACGACCAAGATCCTGGAATTGTACCTTTCCCTGGTTCACGAAGATCCCGACAACAGGGTTCATTACTACCGGAAGATCAGCCAGATTTATTCAGCCCAGGGGAATGAAAAGGAAGCCCGGCGCTATCAGTTGTTTGCCAAAAAGCTCCAGGCCGAGAAGCAGGAGGAGGCATCATCCGATGCTGAGTCCGATCCGCAGATCAATTTCGAAAGCTGTGAGGGTGAAGAATAA
- a CDS encoding nucleotidyltransferase family protein, with protein sequence MNPTIIGETLISCLGLGAGYPAADEFAELSPADWDRIVRQAIRFQVAPLLYHRLKAAGSETVIPLPVTRKLRESYHANALKNMHLYEELSTIVRTFQDHGLAVIVLKGAHLAKVVYGNIALRRMCDLDLLVKRKDLAAAVKVLSGIGYHPARPFEIEEVCTQSRHLPPFVKDKSVPIEIHWHIEPPDTPFTVDIDGLWQRARPMVVNDVQMPVLSPEDLMLHLCLHAVQHILEGVGLRPLCDLTETMKRYQAEMDWQKLLDRSREWGTDRPLYLMLSLIRELGGQAASGNLLDILKSNPVEPQFVAGLKAHTMMKTSDCLALTTDVARFWRPESPTERIALLVKKAFPSREYLARIYQVPQDSARIYFYYPVRMKDLLLRYGYTLWRLFRRDAQVVPLARLESSQLALRDWLMSR encoded by the coding sequence ATGAATCCGACCATCATCGGTGAAACATTAATCTCCTGTCTTGGCCTGGGGGCCGGATATCCGGCAGCGGACGAGTTCGCGGAGCTATCGCCCGCTGACTGGGACAGGATCGTACGGCAGGCGATCAGGTTTCAAGTGGCTCCCCTGCTCTATCACCGGCTGAAAGCCGCCGGTTCCGAAACCGTCATTCCCCTTCCTGTTACCCGGAAGCTGCGGGAGAGTTACCACGCCAATGCCTTGAAGAATATGCACCTGTACGAGGAGCTATCAACCATTGTCCGGACATTCCAGGATCATGGCCTTGCGGTCATTGTCCTGAAAGGTGCGCACCTGGCCAAGGTTGTTTACGGTAATATTGCTCTTCGGCGGATGTGTGATCTGGACCTTCTGGTTAAAAGAAAAGACCTGGCAGCAGCGGTGAAGGTATTATCGGGCATTGGCTATCATCCCGCCAGGCCCTTTGAGATCGAGGAGGTATGTACCCAAAGTCGCCATCTGCCTCCCTTTGTCAAAGACAAGTCCGTCCCGATCGAGATTCACTGGCACATCGAGCCTCCCGATACTCCCTTTACCGTAGATATTGACGGGCTGTGGCAAAGAGCACGGCCAATGGTGGTCAATGACGTCCAAATGCCGGTCTTATCCCCCGAGGACCTGATGCTGCATCTGTGCCTGCATGCGGTCCAGCATATCCTGGAAGGTGTGGGGTTAAGGCCATTGTGTGACCTGACCGAAACCATGAAGCGCTATCAGGCTGAAATGGATTGGCAGAAGCTCCTGGATCGCTCCAGGGAGTGGGGGACGGACAGGCCCCTCTATCTCATGCTCTCTCTCATCAGGGAATTGGGGGGGCAGGCTGCTTCGGGAAATCTCCTCGACATTCTCAAATCAAATCCTGTCGAGCCGCAGTTTGTGGCTGGATTGAAAGCTCATACCATGATGAAGACGAGCGACTGCCTGGCCCTGACGACGGATGTCGCCCGGTTTTGGAGACCAGAAAGCCCCACCGAGAGGATAGCCCTTCTTGTGAAAAAGGCATTCCCCTCCCGGGAATACCTGGCCAGGATATATCAGGTGCCTCAGGACTCAGCCCGGATATATTTCTACTATCCGGTGCGTATGAAGGATCTGCTCCTTCGCTACGGATATACCCTGTGGCGGCTGTTTCGCCGTGACGCCCAAGTAGTACCCCTGGCCAGGCTTGAGAGCAGCCAGCTTGCCCTCAGAGACTGGCTCATGTCGCGCTGA
- a CDS encoding sigma-54 dependent transcriptional regulator: MAYRVLIVDDDQLMARSLSRCLESEGLAGFPVPSGEAALARLTREDFDLVLLDLSMPGINGFQTLEGIKADHPDLPVIILSASQDIHDAIEAMKQGADDYLIKSSSMDEAVRLVAKKALKAHNLAKEHALLKRQAQERINQYHLITESTEMKQVYGLIEKIAKKEHSTVLITGESGTGKEVVARTIHNLSPNPDKVFVDISCSALPGSLVESELFGFEKGAFTDAKSAKQGLLELADGGTLFLDEIATLNLSVQAKLLRFLEQRTFRRIGSTVDRKVDIRVIAATNRDLAKKVISAEFREDLFYRLNVFPITIPPLRERRDDIIPLSDFFIQRFNREFHLNIQGLHHETGQLLVQYTYPGNIRELKNIIERAMIIEESDRITPASLHFPKGEMFFAEPISTRPVHLSSGGNQSQGEFQTLADMERDHILKALRHTGGNKEQAAKLLGIGRSTLFRKLAGFDDTKPER; this comes from the coding sequence ATGGCTTACCGGGTTCTCATTGTTGACGATGATCAATTGATGGCCAGAAGCTTAAGCCGCTGCCTTGAATCCGAGGGTCTGGCCGGTTTTCCTGTCCCCAGCGGGGAAGCTGCCCTGGCAAGGCTCACCAGGGAGGACTTTGACCTGGTACTGCTTGACCTTTCCATGCCCGGAATCAATGGTTTTCAGACCCTGGAAGGCATCAAGGCCGATCATCCCGATCTGCCGGTTATCATCCTGAGCGCCTCGCAGGACATCCACGATGCGATTGAGGCCATGAAGCAAGGTGCAGACGATTATCTCATCAAATCATCGAGTATGGACGAAGCGGTAAGGCTGGTGGCAAAAAAAGCTCTCAAAGCCCATAACCTGGCAAAGGAACATGCTCTTCTGAAAAGGCAGGCCCAGGAGAGAATCAACCAATATCATCTGATCACGGAAAGCACCGAGATGAAGCAGGTTTATGGATTAATTGAAAAAATTGCCAAAAAAGAACACAGCACGGTACTCATTACCGGCGAGAGCGGTACGGGCAAAGAGGTGGTGGCCAGGACAATCCATAATCTCAGCCCGAATCCGGACAAGGTCTTTGTCGATATCAGTTGCTCAGCCTTACCCGGCTCACTGGTTGAGAGTGAGCTTTTTGGTTTTGAAAAGGGAGCCTTCACGGATGCCAAGAGTGCAAAGCAGGGCTTACTTGAGCTGGCCGATGGCGGGACCCTGTTTCTGGATGAAATCGCCACCTTAAACCTTTCCGTACAGGCCAAGTTGCTTCGCTTTCTTGAACAGCGGACCTTCCGGAGAATCGGAAGCACGGTTGACCGCAAAGTGGATATCCGGGTGATAGCGGCCACAAACCGGGACCTGGCAAAAAAGGTTATCAGCGCTGAATTCAGGGAGGACCTTTTTTACCGGCTCAATGTATTTCCCATTACCATCCCGCCTTTGAGAGAGCGCAGAGACGATATCATCCCTCTGTCCGATTTCTTCATCCAAAGATTTAACCGGGAGTTCCACCTCAATATTCAGGGACTCCATCATGAGACTGGCCAGCTTTTGGTTCAGTATACCTATCCCGGAAATATCAGGGAACTGAAAAACATTATCGAGCGGGCCATGATTATCGAAGAGAGCGACCGTATTACCCCCGCTTCCCTGCACTTTCCCAAGGGGGAAATGTTTTTTGCCGAACCGATAAGTACCCGCCCAGTGCATCTTTCATCTGGCGGAAACCAGAGTCAGGGGGAGTTTCAGACCCTGGCCGACATGGAAAGGGACCACATCCTGAAAGCCCTGAGACATACCGGCGGCAATAAAGAACAGGCCGCCAAACTCCTGGGGATCGGAAGGTCCACACTTTTCCGGAAACTGGCCGGTTTCGACGATACGAAGCCGGAGCGATGA
- a CDS encoding BPTD_3080 family restriction endonuclease yields MKQVVIENPILNSPFTEPNRHFCFTDEGISNEVIDGRRASSYFVPIARPRKKSRQKSLFETEWTQDRIVENQVINQIRQRVGIWRKGGYVGVTPVTSRLLHHWTDPDRDRKLFFCQIEALETAIYITEVARKYGDAWIENTLREANDTSNPGLPRMAFKMATGAGKTVVMAMLIAWHALNKLANPHDARFSDTFLLITPGITIRDRLRVLLPNDPNNYYRQRDILPRYLLEQLDRARILITNFHAFLLREKVTAGKLTKAILAGNATGAFTETPDQMVRRVCRELGNKKNIIIINDEAHHCYRRKPDDLIANNSLDGAGEKLTAEDRREAQKRDEEARIWISGIEAVKSKIGVKAIYDLSATPFFLRGSGYPEGTLFPWVVSDFSLIDAIESGIVKVPRVPVADDSVTGEQPTYRDLWLRIREHLPRKGRRTEKLGGEPKLPLELQGALHSLSSNYEKYYRLWESNAEARAKGITPPVFIVVCNNTNVSKLVFDYIAGWEKQVGERRIIQAGALEIFRNDDGRGDWLHRPNTILVDSEQLESGEAMSQEFKKIVAREIEEFKAEYCLRFPGRSIESITDEELLREVMNTVGKQGKLGEGIKCVVSVSMLTEGWDANTVTHILGVRAFGTQLLCEQVVGRALRRMRYAVNDQGRFDPEYAEVYGVPFSFIPCSGSSPNPRPGPMPTRVHAIEERIACEITFPRLLGYRYNVACERLRATFTENTRLTLSTADVPTRTENAPIVGESSIHTLDDLKRRRPNEVAFLLAKLTLEKYFRDDGGYDKPWLFPQLLGIARQWLTECLTLKDSTFLQLLLLIQFAHDAADLIYQAIIQSTDSTLTIKPILRPYDTLGSTRFVDFDTTRPVYATLADKCHVSHTVLDSNWEAKMEETLEAMDEVIRYVKNHNLGFTIPYTINGEERQYIPDFIACIDDGRGNEDLLNLIIEVTGEKKKDKAAKVMTARTLWVPAINNHGGFGRWAFLEIADPWNARHIIRDYLREPVGSR; encoded by the coding sequence ATGAAACAAGTAGTCATAGAGAATCCGATCTTAAACTCGCCCTTTACCGAACCCAATAGGCATTTTTGTTTTACCGATGAGGGCATATCCAATGAAGTTATTGATGGCCGCCGTGCCAGCTCTTATTTTGTTCCTATCGCACGGCCACGGAAGAAGAGCAGGCAAAAATCACTGTTCGAGACTGAATGGACACAGGACCGCATTGTAGAAAACCAGGTTATTAATCAGATCCGCCAACGGGTCGGTATCTGGCGCAAAGGCGGCTATGTCGGCGTGACGCCTGTTACGAGTCGCCTTCTGCACCACTGGACCGATCCTGACCGTGACAGGAAATTGTTTTTTTGCCAGATTGAGGCACTTGAAACAGCGATTTACATCACCGAAGTCGCCCGGAAATACGGTGATGCCTGGATTGAAAACACCCTGCGTGAGGCAAACGACACATCGAACCCCGGCCTGCCCCGCATGGCTTTCAAAATGGCTACAGGAGCAGGGAAAACGGTAGTCATGGCCATGCTTATTGCCTGGCATGCCTTGAACAAATTAGCCAATCCCCATGATGCCCGTTTTTCCGATACGTTTTTGCTGATTACACCGGGCATAACTATCCGTGACCGGCTGCGTGTGCTTTTGCCCAATGATCCCAATAACTATTACCGCCAGCGGGATATTCTTCCCCGTTATCTCCTGGAGCAGCTTGACCGGGCCAGGATTCTGATCACCAATTTTCATGCTTTTCTGTTGCGGGAGAAAGTCACTGCCGGAAAACTCACCAAAGCTATCCTGGCCGGAAATGCCACCGGAGCTTTCACCGAGACACCGGACCAGATGGTGCGCCGCGTATGCCGTGAGCTCGGCAATAAAAAGAACATCATCATTATTAACGATGAGGCACATCACTGTTATCGCCGCAAACCCGATGACCTTATTGCCAATAATTCCCTTGATGGAGCGGGTGAGAAGCTTACCGCTGAAGATCGCAGGGAAGCACAGAAGCGTGATGAAGAAGCCCGGATCTGGATTTCAGGCATCGAAGCTGTAAAGTCCAAGATCGGGGTCAAGGCCATCTATGATTTGTCAGCTACGCCTTTTTTTCTGCGCGGCTCCGGGTATCCCGAAGGAACGCTCTTCCCGTGGGTTGTCTCCGACTTTTCCCTTATCGATGCCATAGAGTCCGGTATTGTCAAGGTGCCCCGCGTGCCCGTAGCTGACGATTCCGTGACCGGAGAGCAGCCCACCTATCGTGACCTTTGGCTGCGCATCCGTGAGCACCTGCCCCGCAAAGGCAGGAGAACCGAAAAGCTGGGCGGTGAGCCAAAACTTCCGCTGGAACTGCAAGGTGCACTCCACAGCCTCTCCAGCAACTACGAAAAATATTACCGCCTGTGGGAGAGCAATGCCGAAGCCAGGGCCAAGGGCATCACTCCGCCGGTATTTATCGTGGTCTGCAACAATACCAATGTCTCGAAGCTTGTCTTTGATTATATTGCCGGATGGGAAAAACAGGTCGGAGAACGCAGAATTATTCAGGCTGGAGCTTTGGAAATTTTCCGCAACGATGACGGCCGTGGCGACTGGCTCCACCGCCCAAACACGATCCTGGTCGATAGTGAACAGCTTGAATCCGGGGAGGCCATGAGCCAGGAGTTCAAGAAAATCGTTGCCCGTGAAATTGAGGAGTTCAAAGCTGAATACTGCCTGCGTTTTCCTGGTCGCAGCATCGAAAGCATTACCGACGAAGAGCTGCTGCGCGAGGTAATGAATACTGTCGGCAAGCAGGGTAAGCTGGGAGAAGGGATCAAGTGTGTGGTCAGTGTATCCATGCTCACTGAAGGCTGGGACGCCAACACCGTTACCCACATTCTTGGTGTGCGTGCTTTTGGCACTCAACTGTTGTGCGAGCAGGTGGTCGGACGGGCACTGCGGCGCATGCGTTACGCTGTCAATGACCAGGGCAGGTTCGACCCGGAATACGCCGAAGTTTACGGCGTGCCCTTTTCGTTTATCCCCTGCTCCGGCTCCAGCCCGAATCCCAGGCCGGGTCCGATGCCGACCCGCGTGCATGCCATTGAAGAGCGAATCGCCTGTGAGATCACCTTTCCGCGACTCCTTGGCTACCGATACAATGTGGCCTGCGAGCGGCTGAGAGCCACTTTCACCGAGAACACCAGACTCACGCTGTCAACTGCCGATGTCCCGACCAGGACCGAAAACGCCCCCATTGTCGGTGAAAGCAGCATCCACACTCTCGATGACCTGAAGCGTCGGCGGCCAAATGAAGTTGCCTTCCTCCTGGCCAAACTCACCCTTGAAAAGTATTTCCGTGATGACGGCGGTTATGACAAACCCTGGCTCTTTCCTCAACTGCTTGGCATCGCCAGGCAGTGGCTGACCGAGTGCCTGACTTTAAAAGACAGCACCTTCCTGCAACTGCTGCTGCTCATTCAGTTTGCCCATGACGCTGCTGACCTTATTTATCAGGCCATCATTCAGTCAACCGACAGTACTCTGACGATTAAGCCTATCCTTCGACCCTATGATACGCTCGGATCGACCCGCTTCGTGGACTTCGATACCACCCGTCCGGTATATGCTACCCTGGCCGATAAGTGCCATGTCTCTCATACTGTGCTGGACAGCAACTGGGAAGCAAAGATGGAAGAAACGCTGGAGGCGATGGATGAGGTAATCCGCTATGTAAAGAACCACAACCTCGGGTTCACCATCCCCTATACGATCAACGGTGAGGAGCGGCAATATATCCCGGATTTCATTGCCTGCATTGATGATGGCCGGGGGAATGAGGACCTGCTCAACCTCATCATCGAGGTTACCGGCGAAAAGAAGAAGGATAAGGCAGCCAAGGTGATGACTGCCCGCACTCTGTGGGTCCCGGCGATCAATAACCACGGCGGCTTTGGCCGCTGGGCCTTTCTTGAAATTGCCGATCCCTGGAATGCCCGGCATATCATCCGAGATTATCTCAGGGAACCGGTCGGCTCAAGATAA
- a CDS encoding response regulator gives MPAPRFSTGTFTRAPGMVCGRVDIMVSKISRILIVDDEIILCNALKYHLIQKGYEVEISTSDKEFQDRITAGKFDLLLLDLHLNGIDGLDLLRTARDINPDMKVIMVSSYLDQSNVSKARELGAYECVSKNSQMFQVLDQVIANIEAS, from the coding sequence TTGCCTGCACCTCGTTTCTCTACCGGAACTTTTACAAGAGCTCCAGGTATGGTATGTGGACGTGTGGACATCATGGTTAGTAAGATTAGCAGAATTTTGATTGTGGATGATGAAATTATCCTTTGTAATGCTCTAAAGTATCACCTCATCCAAAAGGGTTACGAAGTCGAGATCAGCACTTCAGATAAAGAATTTCAGGACAGGATAACTGCTGGCAAATTTGATCTCTTGTTGCTTGATCTTCATCTCAATGGCATAGATGGGCTTGATCTTCTCCGGACAGCCAGAGACATCAATCCTGATATGAAGGTAATTATGGTTTCTTCTTACCTTGATCAAAGCAACGTTTCGAAGGCCAGGGAACTTGGTGCCTATGAATGTGTCAGTAAAAACAGTCAGATGTTTCAAGTGCTGGATCAGGTGATTGCAAATATAGAGGCATCATAA